A single Stutzerimonas stutzeri DNA region contains:
- a CDS encoding phage holin family protein, with translation MSEARNTTNTTSVNPTEPGVRAENDSSVGGLLRQLTHEVPSLVTKELALAKAELSESLRATKAGAASVATGGAVLLGGFIVLLMSAVYGLSKLMEPWLAALIVGAVVVVIGLIMVSAGKKKFEASSFKPERTIHSVNKDKEAVKGHTS, from the coding sequence ATGAGCGAAGCACGTAACACAACCAATACGACCTCGGTGAATCCGACCGAACCCGGCGTGCGCGCCGAGAACGACAGTTCCGTCGGCGGCCTTCTGCGGCAGTTGACCCACGAAGTGCCGTCCCTGGTGACCAAGGAGCTGGCACTGGCGAAAGCCGAGCTGAGCGAATCGCTGCGGGCCACCAAAGCCGGCGCGGCGAGTGTCGCAACGGGCGGCGCGGTGCTGCTCGGCGGGTTCATCGTCCTGCTGATGTCGGCGGTCTATGGCCTGAGCAAACTCATGGAGCCCTGGCTCGCTGCGCTGATCGTCGGCGCCGTGGTCGTGGTGATTGGCTTGATCATGGTGTCGGCCGGCAAGAAGAAATTCGAGGCGTCCTCATTCAAGCCCGAGCGCACCATCCACTCGGTCAACAAGGATAAAGAAGCCGTCAAGGGGCACACATCATGA
- a CDS encoding DUF488 family protein produces MTTSVPRQIWTIGHSTRTPEAFIAVLEHYGIEAVADVRRFPGSRRLPQFLSANLAAALSERGIAYEWIESLGGRRRPPPGASTSAWRNASFRGYAEHLKTDEFARGLAQLLRLAATQRTAMMCAEVLWWRCHRSMVSDVLKLRGIDVLHIQDAQRLTPHPFTSPARLVDGELSYVEGVGQPLKTTGPDVGG; encoded by the coding sequence ATGACCACGTCCGTGCCGCGTCAAATCTGGACCATCGGCCATTCCACCCGCACGCCTGAGGCGTTCATCGCCGTGCTGGAGCACTACGGCATCGAGGCCGTTGCGGATGTTCGCCGCTTTCCGGGATCGAGGCGGTTACCGCAGTTCCTTTCGGCGAATCTCGCAGCCGCGCTGTCCGAGCGAGGCATCGCCTACGAATGGATAGAGTCATTAGGCGGTCGGCGGCGCCCGCCCCCGGGCGCGAGCACCAGCGCCTGGCGCAACGCGTCCTTCCGGGGCTACGCCGAGCACCTGAAAACCGATGAGTTCGCCCGTGGGCTGGCGCAGCTCCTGCGTCTGGCCGCGACACAACGCACCGCAATGATGTGCGCCGAAGTGCTCTGGTGGCGCTGTCATCGGTCCATGGTCTCGGACGTGCTGAAGCTGCGCGGGATCGACGTGCTGCACATTCAGGACGCGCAGCGACTGACGCCTCACCCCTTCACTTCGCCCGCTCGGCTGGTGGACGGTGAGCTGAGCTACGTAGAGGGCGTGGGGCAGCCACTGAAGACAACCGGGCCGGACGTGGGCGGATAG
- a CDS encoding oligosaccharide flippase family protein, translated as MVKRIAARQWLAGGSSAKVFKGMATLAVGNGLARIVGLAAIPILTRIYSPEHFGVLSVFTALLLILTPLMTLRYELAVPLPRRDSTAMALMVLSASLIAVMALVLGTLLWLAGPTVLSLVSAQALIPYSWMLVIALISAGVYEVLLIWAVRRRAYPAIARTQLQQSAVGSIAKIALGVMGMKPLGLLAGQVLGAGAGTMSLLRLFGADVRQYWRHVTRRRAWFMLRHYSSFPTYRLPSQLLQIFSSQAPLLLTAALYDAQTTGQLGLAMMTLALPMNLLGHSTSKAYYAEIASIGRKRPADIRNVTHAVIKRLLLLAIAPTLILLVFGEALFALAFGAQWAQAGELASVMAIYLLFQFMHAPASHLLSVFEGQRLLLMLNVQRTVLTLGCFAVAHLLSLSITAVLVLYALVLSAHYLFSLLVTLRVIPR; from the coding sequence ATGGTCAAGCGCATTGCAGCCAGGCAATGGCTGGCGGGAGGATCGTCCGCCAAGGTGTTCAAGGGCATGGCGACCCTGGCGGTTGGCAACGGGCTGGCGCGGATCGTGGGGCTGGCCGCGATTCCCATCCTCACCCGAATCTACAGCCCCGAGCACTTCGGCGTGCTGTCGGTATTCACCGCCCTACTGCTGATTCTCACGCCCTTGATGACGTTGCGCTATGAGCTGGCAGTGCCACTGCCCCGCAGAGACAGCACAGCCATGGCGCTGATGGTGCTGTCAGCCAGCCTCATCGCCGTGATGGCCCTGGTCCTGGGCACGTTGCTGTGGCTCGCCGGTCCGACCGTGCTGAGCCTGGTCTCGGCGCAGGCACTCATCCCGTACAGCTGGATGCTGGTCATCGCCCTGATCAGTGCGGGCGTGTACGAGGTGTTGCTGATTTGGGCGGTGCGCCGGCGCGCCTATCCGGCGATCGCGCGCACTCAACTGCAGCAGAGTGCCGTTGGTTCGATTGCAAAGATTGCGTTGGGCGTAATGGGTATGAAACCGCTCGGGCTTCTGGCTGGCCAGGTATTGGGCGCTGGCGCGGGGACGATGTCGCTGTTGAGGCTGTTTGGAGCGGATGTAAGACAGTACTGGCGCCACGTTACGCGGCGGCGAGCCTGGTTCATGCTAAGGCATTACAGCAGCTTCCCGACCTACCGCTTGCCTTCGCAACTGCTGCAGATCTTTTCCAGCCAGGCACCGCTGCTACTGACCGCAGCGCTGTATGACGCCCAGACGACGGGACAGCTCGGCCTGGCGATGATGACGCTGGCCTTGCCGATGAACCTGCTGGGGCATTCGACCAGCAAGGCGTACTACGCGGAAATCGCCTCAATCGGGCGCAAGCGACCTGCCGATATTCGCAATGTGACGCACGCAGTGATCAAACGCCTGCTGCTGCTCGCGATTGCGCCAACCCTTATTCTGCTGGTTTTCGGCGAGGCGCTGTTCGCACTGGCGTTCGGCGCTCAGTGGGCCCAGGCCGGCGAGCTGGCGTCGGTGATGGCGATCTACCTGCTATTCCAGTTCATGCATGCACCGGCGTCTCACCTGTTATCGGTGTTCGAAGGTCAGCGCCTGCTGTTGATGCTGAACGTACAGCGCACGGTACTGACGCTTGGCTGCTTCGCCGTCGCGCACCTTCTCAGCCTGTCGATCACGGCAGTGCTTGTGCTCTATGCGCTAGTGCTCTCGGCGCACTACCTGTTCAGCTTGCTGGTGACCCTGCGCGTCATCCCCCGGTAA
- a CDS encoding phage integrase, with product MITKGPNGWDVDFWLDRTAGIRKRKRAFRTRSEAERWVAELRRDYSRRGRDPGERLADLVQVWYELHGVQLKDQRRYGRTLAIVEALGNPIASSLTALEFSRYRAERLKSCTPATVNHEHRYLKAVFNELIRLGVWHEANPLANLRQLRIDETELTFLTLDECRLVLSECARSTNSHTLPVAKLCLATGARWDEAESITRNQLANGQVRFSRTKNGRVRSIPVPDDLVKLLLERGYPGSGRLFSSCRSAFRKAYERTGLHTPGQLTHILRHTFASHYMMQGGNILTLQRILGHGDIKMTMRYSHLAPDHFATALTHSPLALLRQERDTCETPL from the coding sequence TTGATCACCAAGGGACCGAACGGTTGGGACGTCGACTTCTGGCTGGATAGAACCGCTGGCATCCGCAAGCGCAAACGCGCCTTTCGTACCCGAAGCGAAGCCGAACGATGGGTCGCAGAACTGCGCCGTGACTATAGCCGCCGTGGCCGTGATCCGGGTGAGCGCTTGGCCGATCTGGTGCAAGTCTGGTACGAGCTGCACGGGGTACAGCTCAAGGATCAGCGTCGCTACGGGCGCACCCTGGCGATTGTCGAAGCCCTGGGTAACCCGATTGCCTCATCGCTGACGGCCCTGGAGTTCAGTCGCTACCGGGCCGAACGGCTCAAAAGCTGCACCCCGGCAACGGTCAACCATGAACACCGCTACCTGAAAGCCGTCTTCAACGAACTGATCCGCCTGGGCGTCTGGCATGAAGCCAACCCGCTCGCCAATCTGCGGCAACTGCGTATCGACGAAACCGAGCTGACCTTTCTCACCCTGGACGAATGTCGATTAGTGCTGAGCGAGTGCGCCCGTTCCACAAACAGCCATACCCTGCCTGTCGCCAAGCTGTGTCTGGCTACCGGTGCTCGCTGGGATGAGGCCGAATCGATCACCCGCAATCAGCTCGCCAATGGGCAGGTTCGGTTCTCTCGGACGAAGAATGGACGCGTTCGGTCGATCCCGGTGCCTGATGATCTGGTGAAATTGCTTCTCGAGCGTGGCTACCCAGGATCGGGCAGGCTGTTCAGCTCCTGTCGATCGGCGTTCCGCAAAGCCTACGAACGCACCGGTCTGCATACCCCCGGCCAGCTGACCCACATCCTGCGGCACACGTTCGCCAGCCACTACATGATGCAGGGCGGCAACATCCTCACACTGCAACGAATCCTGGGGCATGGCGATATCAAGATGACCATGCGCTACTCACACCTGGCGCCGGATCACTTCGCGACCGCCCTCACCCATTCGCCTCTCGCATTGCTGAGACAAGAACGGGACACTTGTGAGACACCGCTATAA
- a CDS encoding DUF3618 domain-containing protein encodes MSTRNQIDAEAQKDPAELEREIDQQRAEIGNIVNALENKLSPGELIDTAMSYMKGGSGEFFSNLSNTVKANPVPTVLTSIGLLWLMAGQNRQPHSSVTTTRYTGDSTGPSMGEKLSAKTAGLKEQGAGIKDKASQMSHSVSESIGNARARASDSTRHASERLRGGADRARGGFNHLLEEQPLALGAIGIALGALLAASIPPTRREDEALGEVSDRVTDRLRHKAEEGYQKVSAKGEEVAAQVKQSTSGSESSRTSSSTTSSSNAPDPTSAGL; translated from the coding sequence ATGAGCACACGCAATCAGATCGATGCCGAAGCGCAAAAGGATCCCGCAGAGCTGGAGCGCGAGATCGACCAACAGCGAGCCGAGATTGGCAATATCGTCAACGCGCTGGAAAACAAGCTGTCCCCGGGTGAACTCATCGATACCGCGATGAGCTATATGAAAGGCGGCAGCGGTGAGTTCTTTTCCAATCTGAGCAATACGGTCAAGGCCAATCCCGTCCCGACGGTGCTGACGTCCATCGGCTTGCTCTGGCTGATGGCGGGGCAAAATCGCCAACCACATTCGAGCGTGACCACGACGCGCTACACCGGCGACTCGACCGGCCCCTCGATGGGCGAAAAACTTTCCGCCAAGACGGCGGGCCTCAAGGAACAGGGTGCGGGGATAAAGGACAAGGCCAGCCAGATGAGCCACAGCGTCTCCGAGTCCATTGGCAACGCGCGTGCGCGGGCCAGCGATTCCACGCGCCATGCTTCAGAGCGTTTGCGCGGTGGCGCCGATCGGGCTCGCGGAGGCTTCAATCATCTGCTGGAAGAGCAACCGTTGGCACTGGGTGCCATCGGCATTGCGCTGGGCGCGCTGCTTGCCGCCTCCATACCACCGACGCGTCGTGAAGACGAGGCGCTGGGCGAGGTGAGCGACCGCGTAACCGACCGGCTGCGGCACAAGGCCGAAGAGGGTTACCAGAAAGTCTCGGCCAAGGGTGAGGAAGTTGCCGCGCAGGTCAAGCAGAGTACCAGCGGCAGCGAATCCAGTCGCACAAGCTCCAGCACCACCTCCAGCTCCAACGCGCCGGACCCGACATCCGCCGGGCTGTAA
- a CDS encoding DUF2945 domain-containing protein, giving the protein MAHHTFKVGDHVRWNSEAGFVTGRIIKVHVEDTDFKGRRRRASPQTPQYEIESDKTGHVAMHKGSALSRIE; this is encoded by the coding sequence ATGGCGCATCACACATTCAAGGTTGGCGACCACGTCCGATGGAATTCCGAGGCGGGATTCGTGACAGGACGCATCATTAAGGTCCATGTCGAGGACACCGACTTCAAAGGCCGTAGGCGTCGGGCCAGCCCGCAGACGCCGCAATACGAGATCGAGAGCGACAAGACCGGCCATGTGGCGATGCACAAGGGCAGCGCGCTGAGCAGAATCGAATGA
- a CDS encoding apolipoprotein A1/A4/E family protein translates to MTTPDEEITGYGGLPKTGPDTSSTTSTPTSGSQSGSGTTTGNVTEDAKAKARQAADEVKTQVKNQGKSQLEGYRETAADELEKVAQSAKAAAEQLEGQDRLGLSNYVSTLAQSMGRFSEDLRGKNVDELLQDVNRLARNNPGLFIAGSVALGFGLTRFARASSKRVAQDGYSHGHDSSTSFSSSASSYGASESGHLSDQDELNDRLNTGESGTIGSISNAGTSSTTGAASRPATPSGTGMGGTTGTSGTGLGSSGTNAGTNSGLGSTSGTGLGSTSSRDGKGTDGGLFP, encoded by the coding sequence ATGACTACACCCGACGAAGAAATCACCGGTTACGGTGGCCTACCCAAGACCGGCCCCGACACCTCATCGACAACCTCCACACCCACCAGCGGGAGTCAGTCCGGGTCCGGCACGACAACCGGGAACGTGACTGAGGATGCCAAAGCCAAGGCCCGGCAGGCGGCCGACGAGGTCAAGACCCAGGTCAAAAACCAGGGCAAAAGCCAGCTCGAAGGCTATCGTGAAACCGCAGCCGACGAACTCGAAAAGGTTGCGCAGAGCGCCAAGGCGGCTGCCGAACAGCTGGAAGGGCAGGATCGTCTAGGGTTGTCCAACTATGTATCGACCCTGGCGCAGAGCATGGGCAGGTTCTCCGAGGATCTGCGCGGCAAGAACGTCGACGAGTTGCTCCAGGACGTTAACCGGCTGGCACGCAACAACCCGGGTCTGTTCATCGCCGGTAGCGTTGCGCTGGGCTTTGGTCTGACTCGTTTCGCCCGTGCCTCCAGCAAGCGAGTCGCGCAGGACGGCTACAGCCACGGCCATGACAGCTCGACCTCGTTCTCATCCTCGGCCAGTTCTTATGGTGCCTCCGAGAGCGGGCATCTGTCCGATCAGGATGAGCTCAACGACCGCCTGAACACCGGCGAATCGGGAACCATCGGCAGCATCAGCAATGCCGGGACCTCGTCTACCACCGGCGCTGCCTCCCGACCTGCGACCCCATCCGGAACAGGCATGGGCGGCACAACCGGCACGTCCGGGACCGGACTTGGCTCCAGCGGGACCAACGCCGGCACGAACAGCGGGTTGGGCTCTACGTCGGGAACGGGTCTCGGCTCCACTTCCAGCCGCGACGGCAAAGGTACTGATGGAGGGCTTTTCCCATGA
- a CDS encoding glycoside hydrolase family 5 protein — MSINVITGAPRALVRSIAFATVFGAVAFTGEAAAAITVSASSATAFTSPINKFTSTDFLNGVWRRTAGLSIPASSAAIAAFKPGVQIKFADGQVRKITKVYVVGSNLSIYVDGGLLDGGKVGAPRTISTVVASTGSPSATAPAPAPTAPSSSHSAVLNNFTSADWDKGIYRKSPGFSIPDTAANKAAFVVGASAKLADGQVRKITAVYDTGAHLSVMMGGSALSGSAVGYPKTVSVASGSTGTTTPPASVTPTPTPTPTPTAPSNTFSAGLNSFTNSDWENGIYRKGAGFSVPDNAANKAAFVVGSSVKLADGQVRKVNAVYDVGAHLSVMLSGTALSASAVGYPKTISVVSSTGTTTPPANVAPTPTPTPAPTPAPAPTPAPPVVSDGSGINLVGVNFGSGVFDPSNVPGIYNKGYTYADESYYKRHAGLGFKLIRLGFLWERIQPKLGTELDAAELGRIKQSLDYAQKYGIKVILDMHNYYRYYGKVINSPEVPRAQFAETWRKIAVQVSKHPALYGYGLMNEPYNTGNNLWPQTAQAAGQAIRKVDPSKWIMIAGDRYSSAFHWQKYNTQLINDPWMRDPKNNLVYEAHQYLDYDYSGTYRNRAETFAPNLGVERVKPWVEWLKANKLRGFLGEHGIPDFSPSAVVATDNLLAYLNQNCIPSTYWAAGPRWGENIMALDVTSGKHRPQLAPLQKHAAAKKTCSTIGPL, encoded by the coding sequence ATGTCTATCAATGTAATTACTGGTGCCCCCAGGGCACTCGTTCGTTCCATCGCTTTTGCTACCGTATTTGGCGCCGTCGCGTTCACTGGCGAAGCGGCTGCCGCGATTACCGTAAGTGCGTCCTCTGCGACTGCCTTCACTTCTCCAATCAACAAGTTCACCAGCACCGACTTCTTGAACGGTGTATGGCGCCGCACCGCTGGCCTGTCCATTCCCGCCAGCTCTGCCGCAATTGCCGCCTTCAAGCCGGGCGTGCAGATCAAGTTTGCCGATGGCCAGGTTCGCAAGATCACCAAGGTCTACGTCGTAGGCAGCAACCTCAGCATCTACGTCGATGGCGGCCTTCTTGACGGTGGCAAGGTCGGTGCACCGCGCACCATCAGCACCGTGGTCGCTTCCACAGGATCGCCTTCGGCCACCGCGCCGGCTCCTGCGCCGACTGCACCGAGCAGCTCGCACTCTGCCGTTCTGAACAATTTCACCAGCGCCGATTGGGACAAGGGGATTTATCGCAAGTCGCCCGGCTTCTCGATCCCGGATACCGCTGCCAACAAGGCTGCATTCGTGGTCGGCGCTTCGGCCAAGCTGGCAGACGGTCAGGTACGCAAGATCACCGCCGTCTACGACACCGGTGCGCATCTCTCCGTCATGATGGGCGGCTCTGCGCTCTCTGGCAGCGCCGTTGGCTATCCGAAAACCGTCAGCGTTGCGTCCGGCTCCACCGGCACGACCACGCCTCCGGCTAGCGTAACGCCGACACCGACACCGACACCGACACCGACCGCACCCAGCAACACGTTTAGCGCAGGCCTGAACAGCTTCACCAACTCGGACTGGGAAAACGGCATTTACCGTAAAGGCGCCGGCTTCTCCGTTCCTGACAACGCTGCCAACAAGGCTGCGTTCGTGGTGGGCTCTTCGGTGAAACTGGCCGATGGCCAGGTGCGCAAGGTTAACGCGGTCTATGACGTGGGCGCTCACCTGTCCGTCATGCTGAGCGGCACGGCCCTGTCGGCCAGCGCCGTTGGCTATCCGAAGACCATCAGCGTGGTATCGAGCACCGGCACAACCACACCGCCGGCGAACGTTGCCCCGACGCCGACCCCAACCCCGGCACCGACTCCGGCGCCAGCGCCGACACCTGCTCCCCCCGTCGTCAGTGACGGCAGCGGTATCAACCTGGTGGGCGTGAACTTCGGTTCCGGCGTGTTCGACCCGTCGAACGTACCGGGCATCTACAACAAGGGTTACACCTACGCGGACGAGTCCTACTACAAGCGCCACGCCGGCCTGGGCTTCAAGCTGATCCGTCTGGGCTTCCTCTGGGAGCGAATCCAGCCCAAGCTGGGTACCGAACTGGACGCCGCCGAATTGGGCCGCATCAAGCAGTCGCTCGATTACGCGCAGAAGTACGGCATCAAGGTCATCCTTGATATGCACAACTACTACCGCTACTACGGCAAGGTAATCAACTCGCCGGAAGTACCGCGCGCGCAGTTCGCTGAAACCTGGCGCAAGATCGCCGTGCAGGTGTCCAAGCACCCGGCCCTGTATGGCTACGGTCTGATGAACGAGCCGTACAACACCGGCAACAACCTCTGGCCGCAGACGGCGCAGGCAGCGGGACAGGCGATTCGTAAGGTCGACCCGAGCAAGTGGATCATGATCGCTGGCGACCGTTACTCCAGTGCCTTCCATTGGCAGAAGTACAACACCCAGTTGATCAACGATCCATGGATGCGCGATCCGAAGAACAACCTGGTTTACGAAGCGCACCAGTACCTGGACTACGATTACTCGGGCACCTATCGCAATCGTGCCGAAACCTTCGCGCCGAACCTGGGCGTCGAGCGGGTCAAGCCGTGGGTAGAGTGGTTGAAGGCCAACAAGCTGCGCGGTTTCCTTGGCGAGCATGGCATCCCGGACTTCTCTCCGTCTGCCGTAGTCGCCACTGACAACCTGCTGGCCTACCTGAACCAGAACTGCATCCCGAGCACCTACTGGGCTGCCGGTCCTCGCTGGGGCGAGAACATCATGGCGCTGGACGTTACAAGCGGTAAGCACCGTCCTCAGTTGGCTCCGCTGCAAAAGCATGCCGCTGCCAAGAAGACTTGCTCCACCATCGGTCCGCTGTAA